From the genome of Vitis riparia cultivar Riparia Gloire de Montpellier isolate 1030 chromosome 2, EGFV_Vit.rip_1.0, whole genome shotgun sequence, one region includes:
- the LOC117930233 gene encoding ankyrin repeat-containing protein At5g02620-like gives MEESGSTLIAAEGANITHMDAKFYKAAAHGHINILEQMSEDDIRFQLTPKKNTILHIAARFGQSDCVEWILHFHRCSSLLRQPNLKGDLPLHITAREGHFGMVNALVCAAKALNEEIESGVDADKAMLRTMNLEKETALHQAVRHHHPQVVKFLIEEDPEFTYGANVRGQTPLYMAVERGFGDLVDMIISRCTSAAHTGILGRTVLHAAIASNDQGRINI, from the coding sequence ATGGAGGAGTCCGGTTCCACTCTGATTGCAGCTGAAGGTGCTAATATCACTCACATGGATGCTAAGTTTTACAAGGCTGCAGCACATGGCCACATCAATATACTTGAGCAAATGTCAGAAGATGACATCCGATTCCAATTGACCCCAAAGAAGAACACAATCCTCCACATTGCAGCCCGGTTCGGCCAATCTGATTGCGTTGAATGGATCTTACATTTTCATCGGTGTTCTTCTCTACTGCGACAGCCCAACTTGAAAGGCGACCTCCCACTTCACATTACAGCAAGGGAAGGCCATTTTGGGATGGTGAATGCTCTCGTTTGTGCTGCAAAGGCTCTGAATGAGGAGATAGAGAGTGGGGTTGACGCAGATAAGGCGATGTTGAGGACGATGAATTTGGAGAAAGAAACAGCACTCCACCAGGCAGTGCGGCATCATCACCCTCAAGTGGTTAAGTTTTTGATTGAGGAAGACCCTGAATTTACTTATGGTGCTAATGTTAGAGGTCAGACCCCTCTTTACATGGCTGTTGAGAGGGGATTTGGTGACTTGGTAGATATGATCATATCAAGATGCACTTCAGCAGCTCATACTGGTATCTTGGGTAGAACAGTTTTGCATGCAGCTATAGCTTCCAATGACCAAGGTAGGATAAATATTTGA